The Streptococcus sp. oral taxon 431 nucleotide sequence AAGGAACCTTGCTAGCCTTTGAAGAGGATGAGTTGACTATGGAGTATATGGACAAGACTCGTAAGAAAACAGTCCAAATCCCATACAGTTTGGTATCAAAAGCACGTTTAGCAGTAAAATTATAGTAAAAGAAAGGAAGCTTTTGAAGATTCAAAAGTGAATAGAAGATGAGTAAAGAAATGCTAGAGGCCTTCCGCATTTTGGAAGAAGACAAGGGAATCAAAAAAGAAGACATCATTGATGCAGTGGTGGAATCACTTCGTTCAGCCTATCGCAGACGCTATGGGCAGTCTGATAGTGTAGCCATTGATTTCAACGAAAAGACAGGTGACTTTACAGTTTATACTGTTCGTGAAGTTGTTGATGAAGTATTTGATAGCCGTTTGGAAATCAGCTTGAAAGATGCTCTTGCCATTAACTCAGCTTACGAGCTTGGGGACAAGATTAAATTTGAAGAAGCACCAGGTGAGTTTGGTCGTGTAGCAGCTCAGTCTGCCAAACAAACCATCATGGAAAAAATGCGCAAGCAAACACGTGCTATCACCTACAACACTTACAAAGAGCATGAGCAAGAAATCATGTCAGGTACAGTGGAGCGCTTCGACAATCGCTTTATCTATGTCAACCTTGGCAGCATCGAAGCTCAATTGTCAAAACAAGACCAAATCCCTGGTGAAGTCTTTGCTTCTCACGATCGTATCGAAGTTTATGTCTACAAGGTTGAAGACAATCCACGTGGTGTCAACGTCTTTGTGAGCCGTAGCCATCCAGAAATGATTAAACGCTTGATGGAACAAGAAATTCCTGAAGTCTATGACGGAACAGTTGAGATCATGAGCGTGGCTCGTGAAGCAGGTGACCGTACAAAGGTTGCTGTTCGTAGTCACAATCCTAACGTGGATGCGATCGGAACAATCGTTGGACGTGGTGGTGCTAACATCAAGAAAATTACTAGCAAATTCCACCCAGCTCGCTACGATGCCAAGAGCGATCGTATGGTCCCAATCGAAGAAAACATCGACGTTATCGAATGGGTAGCAGATCCAGCTGAATTTATCTACAATGCTATTGCTCCTGCAGAAGTTGACCAAGTTATCTTTGATGAAAATGATAGCAAGCGTGCCTTGGTCGTCGTGCCAGATAACAAACTATCTCTTGCCATCGGTCGTCGTGGGCAAAACGTTCGCTTGGCAGCTCACTTGACTGGATACCGTATCGATATCAAGTCTGCAAGTGAATTTGAAGCGATGGAAGAAGCTGGTCAAGTTGATTTCGCTGACACAGACGAATTGACTGAAGAATAAAAGCTGCAAGAGGAGGGAAGGATGAAAACAAGAAAAATCCCTTTGCGCAAGTCTGTTGTTTCTAACGAAGTGATCGATAAGCGAGATTTACTTCGTATTGTCAAGAACAAAGAAGGCGAAGTCTTTATCGATCCGACAGGCAAGGCTAATGGCCGTGGCGCTTATATCAAGCTAGACAATGCAGAAGCCCTAGAGGCTAAAAAGAAAAAAGTCTTTAACCGTAGCTTTAATATGGAAGTTGAAGAAAGTTTTTATGACGAGTTGATTGCTTATGTTGATCACAAAGTAAAAAGAAGAGAGTTAGGACTTGAATAAGCAAAAAGTAAGTAATCTCTTGGGACTTGCTCAACGAGCAGGGAAAATTATCTCGGGTGAAGAAATGGTTGTCAAAGCCATTCAGGAACAGAAAGCTAAGCTGGTATTTCTAGCGCATGATGCTGCTCTCAACCTGACCAAGAAGATTCAGGATAAAAGTCACTATTATCAAGTAGAAGTTGTAACCGTGTTTTCAACACTGGAATTAAGCATAGCAGTTGGAAAATCAAGAAAGGTTTTAGCTGTGACAGATGCTGGATTTACAAAGAAAATGAGGTCTCTTATGGAATAGAAGAGGAGGACATGATTTGTCTAAGAAAAGATTGTACGAAATCGCCAAAGAACTTGGAAAAGAAAGTAAAGAAGTTGTAGCGCGTGCAAAAGAGTTGGGCTTGGATGTAAAAAGCCACTCATCAAGTGTGGAGGAAGCAGCTGCTTCAAAAATCGTAGCAAGTTTTAAACCTGCTCCTGCTCCAAAGGTAGAATCGAAACCTGTGGCTCCAAAGCCAGTTGTCACTAAGGAAGAGGCAAAACCAGCAGCAACTGTTGCTCCTAAAGAAGAAAAAGTGGCACCAGCAAAACCGCAGAGTCGAAACTTTAAGGCTGAGCGTGAAGCACGTGCAAAAGAGCAGGCTGAACGACGCAAGCAAAATAAGGGCAATAACCGTGACCATCAACAAAATGGGAATCGTCAAAAAAATGATAACCGTAATGGTGGTAAACAAGGTCAAGGCAATCGTGACAACCGTCGATTCAATGATCAAGGTAAAAAACAACAAGGTCAGCAAAATCGTGGGAATGATCGCCGTCAGCAAGAGGACAAACGTCCAAATCAGGCTGGACCACGCATTGACTTCAAAGCCCGTGCAGCTGCTCTAAAAGCAGAGCAAAATGCAGAATATGCTCGTTCAAGTGAGGAACGCTTCAAGCAGTCTCAAGCTGCCAAAGAAGCCTTGGCTCAAGCAAACAAACGCAAGGAACCTGAGGAAATCTTTGAAGAAGCTGCTAAGTTAGCTGAACAAGCGCAGCCAGTTCAACCAGTGGTTGAAGTAGCTCCTGTAGCCAAAGAGGCTGTAGTGGATACACGTCGTAAGAAACAAGCCCGACCAGACAAAGATCGTGATGATTACGATCATGAGGAAGATGGTCCTAGAAAACAACAAAAGAATCGAAGTAGTCAGAATCAAGTGAGAAATCAAAGAAATAGTAACTGGAATAACAATAAGAAAAATAAAAAAGGCAATAAACAAAATAACCGTAATCAGGCTCCAAAACCTATTACAGAGCGTAAATTCCATGAATTGCCAACAGAATTTGAATATACAGATGGTATGACTGTTGCGGAAATCGCAAAACGTATCAAACGTGAACCAGCTGAGATTGTTAAGAAACTATTTATGATGGGCGTTATGGCCACTCAAAACCAATCTTTGGATGGAGAAACAATCGAACTCCTCATGGTTGATTATGGAATTGAAGCTAAACAAAAGGTAGAAGTGGACAATGCGGATATCGAACGTTTCTTCGTAGAAGATGGATATCTAAATGAAGACAAGTTGGTTGAACGTCCACCAGTTGTAACGATCATGGGACACGTTGACCATGGTAAAACAACCCTTTTGGATACCCTACGTAATTCTCGTGTCGCTACAGGAGAAGCAGGTGGTATCACTCAGCATATTGGTGCCTACCAGATTGAGGAAAATGGCAAGAAGATTACCTTCCTTGATACACCTGGACACGCGGCCTTTACTTCTATGCGTGCACGTGGTGCCTCTGTTACCGATATTACGATCTTGGTCGTAGCGGCAGATGACGGGGTTATGCCTCAAACTATCGAAGCCATCAACCACTCAAAAGCAGCTAATGTTCCAATCATCGTTGCTATTAACAAGATTGATAAACCAGGTGCCAACCCAGAACGTGTAATCGGCGAATTGGCTGAACACGGTGTTATGTCAACAGCTTGGGGTGGAGATTCTGAGTTTGTAGAAATCTCGGCTAAATTCAACCAAAACATCGATGAACTCTTGGAAACTGTTCTACTTGTAGCTGAAATCCAAGAGCTCAAAGCAGATCCAACAGTTCGTGCCATCGGTACTGTTATCGAAGCTCGCTTGGATAAAGGAAAAGGTGCGGTCGCAACCCTTCTTGTTCAACAAGGTACTTTGAATGTTCAAGACCCAATCGTTGTAGGTAATACATTTGGACGTGTCCGTGCTATGACCAATGACCTTGGACGTCGTGTGAAGGTTGCTGGACCATCAACACCAGTATCCATTACAGGTCTAAACGAAGCACCAATGGCAGGTGATCACTTTGCCGTTTATGAAGATGAGAAGTCTGCTCGTGCAGCTGGTGAAGAACGTGCTAAACGTGCTCTTATGAAACAACGTCAAGCTACACAGCGTGTAAGTCTTGAAAACCTCTTTGATACTCTTAAAGCTGGTGAACTCAAGTCTGTTAACGTCATCATCAAAGCCGACGTACAAGGTTCAGTTGAAGCCCTCTCTGCCTCACTACAAAAGATTGACGTGGAAGGTGTAAAAGTTACCATCGTCCACTCAGCAGTTGGTGCTATCAACGAATCTGACGTGACTCTTGCTGAAGCTTCAAATGCCTTTATCGTTGGTTTCAACGTACGTCCTACACCACAAGCTCGCCAACAAGCAGAAGCCGACGATGTAGAAATCCGTCTCCACAGCATTATTTACAAGGTTATCGAAGAGATGGAAGAAGCCATGAAAGGTATGCTTGATCCAGAATTTGAAGAAAAAGTTATCGGTGAAGCAATTATCCGTGAAACCTTCAAAGTGTCTAAAGTCGGAACAATCGGTGGATTTATGGTTACTAGCGGTAAAGTTACCCGTGATTCTAAAGTCCGTGTTATTCGTGACGGTGTCGTTATTTACGATGGTGAACTTGCAAGCTTGAAACACTATAAAGATGACGTCAAAGAAGTTACAAACGGCCGTGAAGGTGGTCTCATGATTGATGGCTATAATGACCTCAAGATGGATGATGTGATTGAAGCCTATATCATGGAAGAAATCAAGAGATAAGATTTTTGCTCCTTTCTTAGGTGGTGAGGGACGCAAGCAAACCGATGGTTTCATTGCTTATTTTTGAGCCTAGAGTCTCAAAAATCCCCAGTGATTGAACTGAATTATCAGTCCAATCACTTTCACCACGGCGAAAGAAGCAGATAAGTTCAAATTGAACTTCGTTTCAATTTGAATTGAAAATCAATAAGTTTAAAAATAGCTAGGTCTGCTGGCCTAGCTTTTGGTTCAATTGAGAGAAAGGAAAAAGTATGGCAAATCATTTCCGTACGGATCGTGTGGGCATGGAAATCAAGCGCGAAGTCAATGAGATTTTGCAAAAGAAAGTCCGTGATCCGCGTGTCCAAGGTGTGACTATCACTGATGTTCAGATGCTAGGTGATTTATCTATGGCTAAGGTTTACTACACTATTTTGAGTAATCTTGCCTCAGATAATCAGAAAGCTCAAGTCGGACTTGAAAAAGCAACCGGAACTATCAAACGTGAACTTGGTCGCAATTTGAAATTGTACAAAATTCCAGACTTAACTTTCGTCAAAGACGAATCCATCGAATATGGAAACAAGATTGACGAGATGCTACGCAATCTGGATAAGAATTAAGCTGAAAGAGGGGCAACCCTCTTTTTTGTGTGTCTATAAGTAGGTCATTGTCTAGTCAGATTAGATGAGTAGAAATCAATAAAATAAATCTTGAAAATATCATTTATTGCATAAATATGATAAGATAAAGCTTGATATGAATGAAAAATGGAGATAGAGATGGCTAAAGAAGATGTGGCGATGCAAGTGTTGCAACAGGTAGTAAAACTTCCTGTCGTCAAAGTGAACCGGTCAAAATTTTTAATGGACAAATTCTCTAAGGAAGTGGCTTCAAAGGATATTCCTAGATTATTGGAAGAAGGGCCGACAGCTTTATTATCTCAGGAAACCTTAGATCGAGTGGCTAATGCATGTATTAGAGATAATGTATTGCTAGCAAGTGGAACATCTGTTTTAGCAGGTTTGCCTGGAGGTATTGCCATGGCAGTTACCATTCCGACAGATGTAGCCCAGTTTTACGCATTTTCACTGAAACTAGCTCAGGAGCTAGGTTATATTTACGGCTATGATGATCTCTGGGCTTCGCGAAATGAATTGAGTGAAGAAGCTAAAAATACCCTCTTGCTCTATCTGGGAGTGATGTTGGGAGTAAATGGTGCGGGCGCTCTCCTTCGTTCTGGTGGTGTTACAGTTGCTAAGCAAGTGATGAAAATCGTAAACAAAAAGGCTTTGACAAAGACTCTTTGGTATCCAATTTTGGAAAAAGTTCTGAAAATCTTTGGAGTGAATCTGACCAAGGGAGGATTGGCTAAGGGGATGGGGAAAGTTATTCCTATTTTAGGTGGAGTCCTATCAGGAGGCTTAACTTTTGCGACCATGAAACCTATGGGAGAAAGATTGCAAAAAGAATTGTCCAAATTGATTAACTACGATGAAGCACAATATCAAAGAGATGTTGCCACTATCCAAAAAGAGGTTGAAATCATCGAAGGAGAATGACATGGGGATCATAACAATACTGGCCAAAACCTACGGTAATTATCTTCTTACAAGGCAAGCTTTAAAAGTTGCAGAAACCATAAAAAAAGATGA carries:
- the nusA gene encoding transcription termination factor NusA; its protein translation is MSKEMLEAFRILEEDKGIKKEDIIDAVVESLRSAYRRRYGQSDSVAIDFNEKTGDFTVYTVREVVDEVFDSRLEISLKDALAINSAYELGDKIKFEEAPGEFGRVAAQSAKQTIMEKMRKQTRAITYNTYKEHEQEIMSGTVERFDNRFIYVNLGSIEAQLSKQDQIPGEVFASHDRIEVYVYKVEDNPRGVNVFVSRSHPEMIKRLMEQEIPEVYDGTVEIMSVAREAGDRTKVAVRSHNPNVDAIGTIVGRGGANIKKITSKFHPARYDAKSDRMVPIEENIDVIEWVADPAEFIYNAIAPAEVDQVIFDENDSKRALVVVPDNKLSLAIGRRGQNVRLAAHLTGYRIDIKSASEFEAMEEAGQVDFADTDELTEE
- the rnpM gene encoding RNase P modulator RnpM, with the translated sequence MKTRKIPLRKSVVSNEVIDKRDLLRIVKNKEGEVFIDPTGKANGRGAYIKLDNAEALEAKKKKVFNRSFNMEVEESFYDELIAYVDHKVKRRELGLE
- a CDS encoding YlxQ-related RNA-binding protein; amino-acid sequence: MNKQKVSNLLGLAQRAGKIISGEEMVVKAIQEQKAKLVFLAHDAALNLTKKIQDKSHYYQVEVVTVFSTLELSIAVGKSRKVLAVTDAGFTKKMRSLME
- the infB gene encoding translation initiation factor IF-2; amino-acid sequence: MSKKRLYEIAKELGKESKEVVARAKELGLDVKSHSSSVEEAAASKIVASFKPAPAPKVESKPVAPKPVVTKEEAKPAATVAPKEEKVAPAKPQSRNFKAEREARAKEQAERRKQNKGNNRDHQQNGNRQKNDNRNGGKQGQGNRDNRRFNDQGKKQQGQQNRGNDRRQQEDKRPNQAGPRIDFKARAAALKAEQNAEYARSSEERFKQSQAAKEALAQANKRKEPEEIFEEAAKLAEQAQPVQPVVEVAPVAKEAVVDTRRKKQARPDKDRDDYDHEEDGPRKQQKNRSSQNQVRNQRNSNWNNNKKNKKGNKQNNRNQAPKPITERKFHELPTEFEYTDGMTVAEIAKRIKREPAEIVKKLFMMGVMATQNQSLDGETIELLMVDYGIEAKQKVEVDNADIERFFVEDGYLNEDKLVERPPVVTIMGHVDHGKTTLLDTLRNSRVATGEAGGITQHIGAYQIEENGKKITFLDTPGHAAFTSMRARGASVTDITILVVAADDGVMPQTIEAINHSKAANVPIIVAINKIDKPGANPERVIGELAEHGVMSTAWGGDSEFVEISAKFNQNIDELLETVLLVAEIQELKADPTVRAIGTVIEARLDKGKGAVATLLVQQGTLNVQDPIVVGNTFGRVRAMTNDLGRRVKVAGPSTPVSITGLNEAPMAGDHFAVYEDEKSARAAGEERAKRALMKQRQATQRVSLENLFDTLKAGELKSVNVIIKADVQGSVEALSASLQKIDVEGVKVTIVHSAVGAINESDVTLAEASNAFIVGFNVRPTPQARQQAEADDVEIRLHSIIYKVIEEMEEAMKGMLDPEFEEKVIGEAIIRETFKVSKVGTIGGFMVTSGKVTRDSKVRVIRDGVVIYDGELASLKHYKDDVKEVTNGREGGLMIDGYNDLKMDDVIEAYIMEEIKR
- the rbfA gene encoding 30S ribosome-binding factor RbfA, with the translated sequence MANHFRTDRVGMEIKREVNEILQKKVRDPRVQGVTITDVQMLGDLSMAKVYYTILSNLASDNQKAQVGLEKATGTIKRELGRNLKLYKIPDLTFVKDESIEYGNKIDEMLRNLDKN